One Glycine max cultivar Williams 82 chromosome 3, Glycine_max_v4.0, whole genome shotgun sequence DNA window includes the following coding sequences:
- the LOC100807869 gene encoding vacuolar-sorting receptor 1, whose product MTMRTKQSCFWCLWILLCGSCVGRFVVEKNNLKITSPKSLRGIYECAIGNFGVPKYGGTMIGSVVYPKSNQNGCRNFDASLSSKPGTFPTFVLVDRGDCYFTLKAWNAQKGGAAAILVADNRIEPLITMDTPEEGNGAKDDDYIEKINIPSALISKSLGDNIKQALSSGAMVNVNLDWREALPHPDERVEYEFWTSSNDECGPKCESEINFVKSFKGAAQLLEQKGFAKFTPHYITWYCPEAFLLSQQCKSQCINNGRYCAPDPELDFKRGYNGRDVVIQNLRQACFFKVANESRKPWQWWDYVTDFSIRCPMRENKYTEECSDQVIKSLGVDLKKVKDCVGDPSANAGNAVLNAEQDAQIGNDDRGDVTILPTLIINNRQYRGKLSRAAVLKAICSGFQETTEPSICLTPDMETNECLQNNGGCWQDKASNITACRDTFRGRVCECPIIQNVQFVGDGYTHCEATGTLRCAINNGGCWKETRGSRSYSACIDGHTKGCKCPPGFRGDGANSCEDVDECKEKLACQCPECQCKNTWGSYECSCSDGLFYARENDMCIGKYAASMAGGGIVWLVILVLGIAGTGVYAFYKYRIQRYMDSEIRAIMAQYMPLDNQPEISSQAHEGV is encoded by the exons ATGACTATGAGGACAAAGCAAAGTTGTTTTTGGTGTTTGTGGATTTTGCTTTGTGGGTCTTGTGTGGGGAGGTTTGTGGTGGAGAAGAACAATTTGAAAATCACTTCTCCAAAATCATTGAGAGGTATATATGAATGTGCCATTGGAAATTTTGGGGTCCCCAAGTATGGTGGAACCATGATTGGCTCTGTGGTGTACCCCAAGTCCAATCAGAATGGATGTAGAAACTTTGATGCCTCGTTGAGTTCCAAGCCTGGAACCTTCCCCACCTTTGTTCTTGTTGATCGGGGAG ATTGCTACTTCACTCTAAAGGCGTGGAATGCACAGAAAGGTGGAGCAGCAGCTATTCTTGTTGCAGATAACAGGATAGAACCATTGATCACAATGGACACTCCTGAAGAAGGGAATGGTGCCAAAGATGATGATTATATTGAGAAGATCAACATTCCTTCTGCTCTTATCAGCAAATCACTGGGGGATAACATCAAGCAGGCTCTCTCTAGTGGGGCTATGGTTAATGTAAATCTTGATTGGAGAGAGGCTCTTCCACACCCAGATGAGAGAGTTGAGTATGAGTTTTGGACAAGCAGCAATGATGAGTGTGGACCAAAGTGTGAAAGTGAAATTAACTTTGTCAAGAGTTTTAAAGGTGCAGCTCAATTACTTGAGCAGAAAGGGTTTGCAAAGTTCACCCCTCACTATATAACTTGGTATTGCCCAGAAGCATTCTTATTAAGCCAACAGTGCAAATCCCAGTGCATAAATAATGGGAGGTACTGTGCACCAGATCCCGAGCTAGATTTCAAAAGAGGGTACAATGGTAGAGATGTTGTTATCCAAAACTTACGTCAAGCATGCTTCTTTAAAGTGGCAAATGAAAGTAGAAAGCCTTGGCAATGGTGGGACTACGTGACCGACTTTTCCATCCGCTGCCCAATGAGAGAGAATAAGTACACTGAAGAATGCTCAGATCAAGTTATTAAATCTCTTG GTGTTGATTTGAAGAAAGTTAAAGACTGTGTTGGAGATCCTAGTGCAAATGCCGGAAACGCTGTTCTTAATGCTGAACAGGATGCACAG ATTGGCAACGACGATCGTGGGGATGTTACTATACTACCTACTCTTATTATAAACAACAGACAATATAGAG GTAAGCTGTCAAGAGCAGCAGTACTCAAGGCAATCTGTTCAGGTTTCCAAGAGACCACTGAGCCATCAATTTGTTTAACTCCAg ACATGGAAACAAATGAGTGTTTGCAAAACAATGGTGGTTGTTGGCAGGACAAAGCTTCTAACATTACTGCATGCAGG GACACTTTCAGAGGAAGAGTATGTGAATGCCCTATTATACAAAATGTGCAGTTTGTTGGTGATGGATACACCCACTGTGAAG CTACGGGCACTTTGAGGTGTGCAATCAACAATGGAGGTTGTTGGAAGGAAACTCGAGGTAGCAGGTCCTACTCTGCTTGTATT GATGGCCACACGAAAGGTTGCAAGTGTCCACCTGGATTTAGGGGTGATGGTGCCAACTCCTGTGAAG ACGtggatgagtgcaaagagaaattGGCGTGCCAGTGCCCAGAGTGCCAATGCAAAAATACCTGGGGAAGTTATGAATGCTCATGTAGTGATGGTTTGTTCTACGCACGAGAAAATGACATGTGTATTG GTAAATATGCTGCTTCGATGGCTGGTGGGGGCATTGTTTGGCTGGTTATTCTGGTTTTGGGTATTGCTGGTACCGGGGTATATGCATTTTACAAGTACAGAATCCAG
- the LOC100810556 gene encoding protein WHAT'S THIS FACTOR 1 homolog, chloroplastic translates to MEPSLLLSSPSSSTPLPFFLSNTLPFHSKPKLSTKFNCTLQKSHFWGSNLSWVPSQSHHGRPKLDAVRPIITAAVKRRKELPFDNVIQRDKKLKFVLKVRNILVTQPDRVMSLKTLGKFKRDLGLDKKRRLIAVLKKFPAVFQIMEEGVFSLKFKMTPEAERLYFEETRVRNEMEELVVVKLRKLLMMSLEKRILLEKIAHLKTDLGLPQEFRDTVCHRYPQYFKVVATQRGPALELTHWDPELAVSAAELAAEENRIREMEEQNLIIDRPPKFNRVKLPKGLNLSKGEMRKIMQFRDLPYFSPYSDFSGLRPGSREKEKHACGVVHEILSLTLEKRTLVDHFTHFREEFRFSQQLRGMLIRHPDMFYVSLKGDRDSVFLREGYRDSQLVEKDRLLLIKEKLRTLVNVPRFPKGPARRIVEDSMRESDGREDESGQEEEEWSEDVDNLLSDDDWSDEDDDDLPPDFDEDGELLEIGQGKTIKQDSRQNDEMVLLPVFADGRPREQW, encoded by the coding sequence ATGGAGCCTTCACTCCTACTTTCTTCACCTTCATCATCCACCCCTTTACCCTTCTTCCTCTCAAACACACTTCCTTTCCATTCAAAACCCAAACTTTCCACCAAGTTCAATTGCACCCTCCAAAAGTCCCATTTTTGGGGCTCAAATTTGAGTTGGGTCCCATCACAATCACACCATGGAAGACCAAAATTGGATGCAGTGAGGCCAATAATAACAGCAGCGGTGAAGAGAAGGAAAGAGCTTCCCTTTGACAACGTTATCCAGAGGGACAAGAAGCTCAAATTCGTGCTCAAGGTAAGGAACATTCTAGTGACTCAACCAGATAGGGTTATGTCTCTTAAGACCCTTGGTAAGTTCAAAAGGGATTTGGGTCTTGACAAAAAGAGGAGACTTATTGCCGTGTTGAAGAAATTCCCAGCAGTGTTTCAGATTATGGAAGAAGGGGTTTTCTCCCTGAAATTCAAAATGACCCCTGAAGCCGAAAGGCTCTATTTTGAGGAAACGAGGGTTAGGAATGAGATGGAAGAGTTGGTGGTTGTGAAGCTTAGGAAGTTGTTGATGATGTCACTAGAAAAACGGATTTTGTTGGAGAAAATTGCACATCTCAAGACAGATTTAGGTCTCCCGCAAGAGTTTCGTGACACCGTTTGTCATAGGTATCCTCAGTACTTCAAAGTGGTTGCAACTCAGCGTGGTCCTGCTTTGGAGTTGACTCATTGGGACCCTGAGCTTGCGGTTTCAGCGGCTGAGCTAGCAGCGGAGGAGAACCGCATTAGGGAAATGGAGGAGCAGAATTTGATCATAGACAGGCCTCCCAAGTTCAATAGGGTGAAGCTTCCCAAGGGTCTTAATCTTTCCAAGGGTGAGATGAGGAAGATTATGCAATTCAGAGACTTGCCTTATTTTTCGCCTTACTCGGATTTCTCAGGGCTGAGGCCGGGGTCACGGGAGAAGGAGAAGCATGCTTGCGGAGTTGTTCACGAGATTTTGAGTCTCACGCTTGAGAAGCGAACACTGGTTGATCACTTTACGCATTTTCGAGAGGAGTTCAGATTCTCTCAGCAGCTGAGGGGGATGCTGATAAGGCATCCTGATATGTTTTATGTCTCTCTTAAAGGAGATAGGGATTCTGTGTTTCTGAGAGAAGGTTATCGGGATTCTCAGTTGGTGGAGAAGGATCGATTGTTGCTTATAAAGGAAAAGCTTCGCACCCTGGTTAATGTTCCACGGTTTCCCAAGGGACCTGCACGCAGGATAGTTGAAGATAGCATGAGAGAAAGCGATGGCAGAGAAGATGAAAGTGGccaagaggaagaagaatggTCAGAAGATGTTGATAATTTATTGAGTGATGATGACTGgagtgatgaagatgatgatgatttgcCGCCAGATTTTGATGAGGATGGTGAACTATTGGAAATTGGACAAGGAAAGACTATTAAACAAGACTCAAGACAGAATGATGAAATGGTCCTTCTTCCTGTATTTGCAGATGGTCGTCCTAGAGAACAATGGTGA
- the LOC100807333 gene encoding putative receptor protein kinase ZmPK1 yields MASLLLPFLVSLIIFHNFQHTSSFSLSVEKDVIVSSPEGTFTAGFHPVGENAYCFAIWYTQPPRTVVWMANRDQPVNGKRSTLSLLGVGNLVLTDADQFQVWSTNTLTSSKQVQLRLYDTGNLVLLNNSNGFVLWQSFDFPTDTLLPNQPLRKTTNLVSSISGTNYSSGYYRLFFDFENVLRLMYQGPRVTSVYWPFAWLQNNNFGNNGNGRSTFNDTRVVLLDDFGRVVSSDNFTFTTSDYGTVLRRRLTLDHDGNVRLYSIKDGEDNWKVSGQFRPQPCFIHGICGPNSYCTNQPTSGRKCICLPGHRWVDSEDWSQGCIPNFQPWCSNNSTEQESHFLQLPEMDFYGYDYALYQNHTYQRCVNLCSRLCECKGFQHSYSKEGGDIGQCYLKTQLLNGHRSGGFSGAFFLRLPLSLQDYDDRAILNNSNVLVCEGEVKVLERPYVEEKENAFVKFMLWFAIALGGIEFVIFFLVWCLLFKNDADKEAYVLAVETGFRKFSYSELKQATKGFSDEIGRGGGGTVYKGLLSDNRVVAIKRLHEVANQGESEFLAEVSIIGRLNHMNLIGMLGYCAEGKYRLLVYEYMENGSLAQNLSSSSNVLDWSKRYNIALGTARGLAYLHEECLEWILHCDIKPQNILLDSDYQPKVADFGLSKLLNRNNLDNSTFSTIRGTRGYMAPEWVFNLPITSKVDVYSYGIVVLEMITGRSPTTGVQITEIEAKSPHHERLVTWVREKRKKGSEMGSSWVNQIVDPALGSDYDMNKMEMLATMALECVEEEKDVRPTMSHVAERLQSHEHDS; encoded by the exons ATGGCCTCATTATTACTTCCTTTTTTGGTTTCTCTCATCATTTTCCATAATTTTCAGCACACATCTTCATTCTCCCTCTCCGTAGAGAAAGACGTTATAGTGTCATCACCGGAAGGAACATTCACCGCAGGGTTTCACCCCGTTGGAGAAAACGCATACTGCTTCGCAATATGGTACACCCAACCACCTCGTACCGTCGTTTGGATGGCCAACCGGGACCAGCCGGTGAACGGAAAGCGCTCCACGCTTTCCCTCCTCGGAGTCGGTAACCTCGTACTAACCGACGCGGACCAGTTCCAAGTCTGGTCCACAAACACCCTCACCTCATCGAAACAAGTCCAGTTACGTTTGTACGACACCGGCAACCTCGTTCTCCTCAACAACTCCAACGGTTTTGTTTTGTGGCAAAGCTTTGATTTTCCGACGGACACGCTGCTTCCTAATCAACCTCTGAGAAAGACCACCAACCTCGTTTCTTCGATAAGCGGGACCAACTATTCCTCTGGTTACTACAGGCTCTTCTTCGACTTTGAGAATGTTCTACGCCTCATGTACCAAGGCCCTCGAGTTACCAGTGTTTACTGGCCATTTGCTTGGCTTCAGAACAATAACTTCGGTAATAATGGGAATGGTAGATCCACTTTCAACGATACCAGGGTTGTTTTGCTCGATGATTTCGGCAGGGTGGTTTCCTCCGATAACTTCACTTTCACCACAAGCGATTACGGGACGGTGCTTCGACGGAGACTGACCCTCGATCACGACGGCAATGTTCGTCTGTATAGCATCAAAGACGGAGAAGACAATTGGAAGGTGTCAGGGCAATTTCGGCCACAACCTTGTTTTATTCACGGAATTTGTGGACCCAATAGTTATTGCACTAATCAGCCAACTAGTGGAAGAAAGTGTATATGCCTTCCAG GTCACAGATGGGTTGACAGTGAAGACTGGTCTCAAGGGTGCATACCGAATTTCCAGCCTTGGTGCAGTAACAACAGCACTGAGCAAGAGTCTCACTTCCTGCAGTTACCCGAAATGGATTTTTACGGTTACGACTATGCCCTCTATCAGAATCACACGTACCAACGATGTGTGAATCTGTGCTCGCGCTTGTGTGAATGCAAAGGGTTCCAACACAGCTATTCTAAGGAAGGTGGTGATATTGGTCAGTGCTACCTCAAGACGCAGTTGCTAAATGGCCATCGTTCGGGGGGCTTCTCCGGAGCGTTCTTCCTGCGTCTGCCTTTGTCACTCCAAGACTATGATGACAGGGCCATTCTGAATAATAGCAATGTCTTGGTTTGTGAGGGAGAAGTGAAGGTTCTTGAGAGACCGTAtgtggaagaaaaagaaaatgcgtTCGTGAAGTTCATGTTGTGGTTTGCCATTGCCTTAGGAGGAATTGAGTTCGTGATCTTCTTTCTGGTGTGGTGTTTGTTGTTTAAGAATGATGCTGATAAAGAAGCCTATGTTCTTGCCGTGGAAACTGGGTTTAGGAAATTCAGTTACTCTGAACTAAAACAAGCCACCAAGGGTTTCAGTGATGAGATAGGAAGGGGTGGTGGGGGTACTGTGTATAAGGGTCTGTTATCTGATAATCGAGTTGTGGCGATAAAAAGACTACATGAAGTAGCAAATCAAGGAGAAAGTGAGTTTCTGGCTGAAGTAAGCATCATTGGAAGGCTGAACCACATGAACTTAATTGGCATGTTGGGGTATTGTGCAGAGGGAAAGTATAGGTTGTTGGTTTATGAGTACATGGAAAATGGTTCTTTAGCTCAAAACCTTTCATCAAGTTCAAATGTACTTGACTGGAGTAAAAGGTATAACATTGCTCTGGGAACGGCAAGGGGTCTGGCTTACTTGCATGAAGAATGCTTGGAGTGGATTTTGCATTGTGATATTAAGCCACAAAATATACTTCTTGACTCTGATTACCAACCCAAGGTAGCCGATTTTGGTTTGTCTAAGCTACTTAACCGGAACAACCTCGACAATTCAACCTTCTCAACGATAAGAGGAACAAGAGGTTACATGGCACCAGAATGGGTTTTCAACTTGCCAATCACTTCCAAGGTGGACGTTTACAGCTATGGAATTGTTGTGTTGGAGATGATAACAGGAAGGAGTCCAACAACAGGTGTCCAAATCACAGAAATAGAAGCAAAGTCGCCTCATCATGAGAGGTTGGTGACATGGGTGAGggagaaaaggaagaaaggatCAGAAATGGGATCATCTTGGGTGAATCAAATCGTTGACCCTGCTTTGGGATCAGACTATGACATGAATAAGATGGAGATGTTGGCAACGATGGCTTTGGAATGTGTAGAGGAAGAGAAAGACGTGAGACCTACCATGAGTCATGTTGCTGAGAGGCTCCAAAGTCATGAACATGATTCTTGA